The Zingiber officinale cultivar Zhangliang chromosome 9A, Zo_v1.1, whole genome shotgun sequence genome window below encodes:
- the LOC122019512 gene encoding uncharacterized protein LOC122019512, whose amino-acid sequence MGNCIDLEKKKKMVRLMRMDGRILHYQPPLKVQQVLNEFPGHSISDTLPAITYLDPAMFMRQGRLYYLLPSKNQIMETGDAVGVVRVKLVITKQQLKDMLSKGGITPHDMLSNLLREQSRKHSATEWRPSLESIPEGNDFY is encoded by the coding sequence ATGGGGAATTGCAtagacttggagaagaagaagaagatggtcagGCTAATGAGGATGGACGGACGGATCCTTCACTATCAACCACCATTAAAGGTCCAACAGGTGCTGAATGAGTTCCCCGGGCATTCAATCTCCGATACACTTCCGGCCATCACATACTTGGATCCAGCTATGTTCATGAGGCAAGGACGACTCTACTATCTCCTACCATCTAAGAATCAAATCATGGAGACCGGCGATGCCGTTGGGGTTGTTAGAGTCAAGCTGGTCATCACCAAACAACAGCTCAAGGACATGCTAAGCAAAGGAGGAATCACCCCGCATGACATGCTGTCTAACCTCCTAAGAGAGCAAAGCAGGAAACACAGTGCTACAGAGTGGAGACCTAGTTTAGAAAGCATACCAGAAGGCAATGATTTCTATTAG